From Elaeis guineensis isolate ETL-2024a chromosome 16, EG11, whole genome shotgun sequence, a single genomic window includes:
- the LOC105059662 gene encoding uncharacterized protein isoform X1, with translation MELAKFVPRLVEIEQDRVHKFEMGLKTEIRKQVVLYELTTYASVVNKALINEREANEAHAERERNQKKRNRFSGTQGRNQNNKVPAKKPATDKNRENEAARCSRCGRREHETSNCPWNTGSCFRCGQKGHKIADCPQMDENRSTQAKNGGQRPKTQGRIYALTQQDAQASNAVVTGTIPVSGIHASVLFDSGTTHSFISTTFIRQHDIGCEPMKTKLYVETSVGGILSTESVCKSCSIKIGERELPTDLVVLDMHDFDVILGMDWLATYHASVDCHGKRVNFHISGELTFSFDGSTGTTPPCIISFVQARQMIRKGCRGYLVSIKNKEHDELKLQDIPIVNEFSDIFIDDLVGLPPDREIEFTIELAPNTNPISKAPYRMAPMELKELKDQLQDLLDKGFIRPSVSPWGAPVLFVKKKDGSMRLCIDYRELNKNTIRNKYPLLRIDDLFDQLQGAQVFSKIDLRSGYHQLKIKTEDIPKTAFRTRYGHYEFLVMPFGLTNAPAAFMDLMNRIFRSYLDKFVVVFIDDILIYSRSKLEHEEHLRCVLQILRKEKLYAKFKKCEFWLDKIAFLGHIVSKDGISVDPAKVEAVMQWNRPTNIFEIRSFLGMTGYYR, from the coding sequence atggagttagccaagtttgttccgagactagttgagattgagcaagacagggtacacaaatttgaaatgggactgaagacagaaattagAAAACAGGTTGTActctatgagctaactacctatgcctcagttgtaaataaagctctaataaatgagagagaagctaatgaagctcatgcggagcgtgaacggaatcagaagaagagaaataggtttagtggaactcaaggacgaaatcagaacaataaggttccagcaaagaagccagcaactgataagaatcgtgagaatgaagcagctagatgttcgagatgcggccgaagagagcatgagacttctaattgcccatggaataccggttcgtgttttagatgtggacagaaaggacacaagattgcagattgcccccagatggacgaaaatagatcaacacaagcaaagaacggaggtcaaaggccgaaaactcaaggaagaatctatgctctcacacaacaggatgctcaggcctccaatgctgtggtgacaggtaccattcctgtatctggtattcatgcttcagttttgtttgattctggtactacacactcctttatatccactacttttattagacagcatgatataggttgtgaacccatgaaaaccaaattatatgttgagacatcagttggtggtattttgagtaccgaaagtgtgtgcaagtcatgtagtattaagataggagaaagagaattaccgacagatttggtggtcctggatatgcatgatttcgatgtcattttaggaatggattggctggctacctatcatgcctctgtggattgccatggaaagagagtgaatttTCACATAtcgggagaattaacttttagttttgatggaagtacaggaaccacccctccatgtattatttcatttgtgcaagctagacagatgataagaaagggatgtagaggttatttagtatcaataaagaataaagaacatgatgaattgaagttacaggatattcctatcgtaaatgaattttcggataTATTCATTGATGATCtagtcggactaccaccagatagagaaattgaatttactattgagttggcacccaataccaatccaatttctaaagccccttacagaatggcccctatggagttaaaggagttaaaagatcaattacaggatttattggataaaggttttataaggcctagtgtatctccttggggagctccagtcttatttgtgaagaagaaagatggtagtatgagactctgtatcgactatagagagttgaataaaaatactatcagaaataagtatcctctacttcgaatcgatgatttgtttgatcagttgcaaggtgcacaagttttttctaaaattgatcttcgttcagggtatcatcagttaaaaatcaaaacagaggacataccaaagacggcatttagaactcgttatggacattatgaatttttagtgatgccttttgggttaaccaatgctccagcagcctttatggatttaatgaacagaatattcagatcttatcttgataaatttgttgtcgtatttattgacgatatcttgatatattcaagaagtaaattggagcatgaagaacatttacggtgtgtgctacaaatattgaggaaagaaaaactttatgccaaatttaagaagtgtgaattttggttggacaaaatagcctttttaggacacatcgtatctaaagatggaatttctgtggatccagcaaaagtggaagctgtaatgcagtggaacagacctacaaatatttttgagattcgaagttttctgggaatgacaggatattacagatga
- the LOC105059662 gene encoding uncharacterized protein isoform X2 encodes MAMEAAVALPLLLFLLFSCHVSNPSLAQTPIPRRPDGFVYVGDPLVTDSIEVDAFLDPLCPDSRDSWLPLQKAVEFYFPRLSVVVHPFPLPYHNNAFLACRALHIANKLNESSTFPLLELFFKYQEKYYNEPTENMSRASIIDDMAKLAVTVVGSSLSEFLSGFKDSKTDTAARISFKYGCSRGVSGAPFFFVNGFLLPNAGSPIDYSVWRRIIDPILGIEVLDHMFSYQ; translated from the exons ATGGCCATGGAAGCAGCCGTTGCTCTCCCTCTATTGCTATTCCTCCTCTTCTCTTGCCATGTCTCCAATCCCTCCCTTGCTCAGACTCCGATCCCACGCAGGCCCGACGGATTCGTCTACGTGGGCGACCCGCTTGTCACCGATTCCATCGAGGTGGACGCCTTCCTGGATCCCCTGTGCCCTGACAGCAGAGACTCGTGGCTGCCGCTCCAAAAGGCGGTGGAGTTCTACTTCCCTCGCCTTTCCGTCGTCGTCCACCCTTTCCCCCTCCC TTACCACAATAATGCTTTTCTTGCCTGTCGTGCACTTCATATTGCAAACAAGTTGAATGAATCCTCAACATTTCCCTTGCTGGAGTTATTCTTTAAGTATCAG GAAAAGTATTACAACGAACCAACAGAAAACATGTCAAGGGCCTCTATAATTGATGATATGGCAAAGCTTGCTGTGACTGTTGTTGGAAGCTCCTTGTCTGAATTTCTATCAGGCTTTAAAGATTCAAAGACCGATACTGCAGCAAGAATTTCCTTCAAG TATGGGTGTTCAAGAGGGGTGAGTGGTGCACCCTTCTTCTTCGTTAATGGATTCCTCTTACCTAATGCTGGCTCGCCAATCGATTATTCAGTATGGAGAAGAATCATTGACCCTATTTTGGGAATTGAAGTTTTAGACCATATGTTCTCTTACCAATGA